In a genomic window of Methylobacter sp. YRD-M1:
- a CDS encoding ATP-binding protein: protein MVDNDTFTYHLKKSASRPVDTTARSLITQERTQKLELLTHLLANLTQPLIICGPEGIGKTTLLKVLQERKVDSWLYCPIQGNADLSFEKIQEHMAKAITQDKSDKHGLALAAAFGQLEVQKRKVILTIDNAGQLVPGLVTTIIQYAASNPAVRVVFVLTHDELHIKSRSDRAIDNCYFIEIPPLSEKQCGEFLQYLSTQPRAQVSFNAINDNMVEAIYKETHGIPGKIIAELPALASNPKSGGNAKWILPAAVVALIAVAFSVQWMSSHPRKEDNASTSSSADQKQIAIEIAPPSAVTSNESVKNGQPVQPVPQQQKPVNEKTLTQPEMEDVLDDSEALDTPEAAEEMDAVPPDQDMENRGAADDIQPINGKPGKPEISDKKKNVEDAIAASKEKPAAKPVAQESEKQTANGYTLQLMVLSKQQSVADVLKKYPSLGIKQSRKITNGKELYVLMYGSFSSAAQAIQARNSLPPEFRNAIPVKVGAIK, encoded by the coding sequence ATGGTAGATAATGATACCTTTACGTATCATCTGAAAAAGTCGGCGAGCAGACCAGTCGATACGACCGCTCGTTCTTTGATAACGCAGGAACGAACTCAGAAGCTTGAGTTATTGACTCATCTGCTTGCCAACTTAACACAGCCTCTTATCATCTGCGGACCGGAAGGCATCGGTAAAACCACTTTGCTGAAAGTCTTGCAGGAGCGCAAGGTTGACTCCTGGTTGTATTGTCCAATACAGGGCAATGCCGATTTAAGCTTTGAAAAAATCCAGGAACACATGGCAAAGGCCATCACGCAGGATAAGTCTGACAAGCATGGTCTGGCTTTGGCGGCTGCCTTTGGCCAGCTTGAAGTCCAGAAGAGAAAGGTAATCCTGACCATTGATAATGCAGGCCAGCTAGTACCTGGTCTGGTAACGACAATTATTCAATATGCTGCCTCAAACCCGGCTGTGAGGGTGGTTTTTGTTTTGACGCATGACGAGCTGCACATAAAAAGCAGATCGGACCGAGCTATTGATAATTGCTACTTTATAGAAATACCGCCTTTATCAGAAAAACAATGCGGCGAGTTTCTGCAATATTTATCAACACAGCCTCGGGCACAAGTTTCATTTAATGCCATCAATGACAACATGGTGGAAGCCATTTATAAGGAAACGCATGGCATTCCAGGAAAAATTATCGCCGAATTGCCCGCTTTGGCAAGCAATCCCAAATCTGGCGGCAATGCCAAATGGATACTGCCGGCTGCCGTAGTCGCATTGATTGCCGTTGCCTTCAGTGTGCAATGGATGAGTTCTCACCCGCGTAAAGAAGATAACGCCTCTACTAGTTCCTCTGCTGATCAGAAACAGATTGCCATTGAAATAGCGCCGCCATCAGCTGTAACTTCGAATGAGAGCGTCAAAAACGGACAACCTGTGCAGCCAGTGCCGCAACAGCAGAAGCCGGTCAATGAAAAGACTTTGACGCAGCCTGAAATGGAAGATGTGCTAGACGATTCAGAGGCATTAGATACGCCAGAGGCGGCAGAGGAAATGGATGCGGTTCCGCCCGATCAGGATATGGAAAACAGAGGCGCTGCCGATGATATTCAGCCGATAAACGGCAAACCTGGAAAACCGGAAATCAGTGATAAGAAAAAAAATGTAGAGGATGCTATCGCCGCCTCTAAAGAGAAACCAGCAGCAAAGCCTGTTGCTCAGGAAAGCGAAAAGCAAACGGCTAATGGGTACACGCTGCAGCTCATGGTTTTATCCAAACAACAATCGGTAGCGGATGTGCTGAAAAAATACCCGTCGTTGGGGATCAAACAAAGCCGGAAAATAACCAATGGCAAGGAACTTTATGTCCTGATGTACGGTTCTTTTTCCAGTGCTGCGCAGGCGATTCAGGCCCGGAATTCACTGCCGCCCGAGTTTCGCAATGCCATACCCGTAAAAGTGGGTGCAATTAAATAA
- a CDS encoding DUF411 domain-containing protein — protein sequence MKLLNMFLAIGLLIANVGAKAENVESAKPVDIVVYRSPTCGCCGKWLEHLKQNNFNVKDIVTNEVQAIKDKYGVPNEMASCHTALVNGYVIEGHVPANDINALLKTKPKVVGIAVPGMPAGTPGMEMGGRKDPYQVVSFDSEKHYQVFNSYENK from the coding sequence ATGAAGTTGTTAAACATGTTTCTGGCAATAGGGTTGCTTATTGCAAATGTCGGTGCGAAGGCTGAGAATGTCGAATCGGCCAAGCCTGTCGACATTGTGGTTTACAGAAGTCCTACATGCGGCTGCTGTGGAAAATGGCTGGAACATCTGAAACAAAATAACTTTAATGTCAAAGATATCGTTACCAATGAAGTTCAGGCCATAAAAGACAAGTATGGCGTGCCAAATGAAATGGCGTCCTGTCATACGGCTCTGGTTAATGGCTATGTTATTGAAGGGCATGTGCCAGCCAATGATATCAATGCACTTTTGAAAACGAAGCCGAAGGTGGTCGGCATAGCGGTTCCAGGCATGCCGGCCGGTACGCCAGGCATGGAAATGGGCGGCAGAAAAGATCCTTACCAGGTGGTAAGCTTCGATAGTGAAAAGCATTACCAGGTATTCAACAGTTACGAGAACAAGTAA
- the ald gene encoding alanine dehydrogenase — MKIGIPKEIKEKESRVAITPEAAKYLIQKGHSVLVEVDAGLGSGFSNAQYEQAGVQLVSTATAWAADMVVKVKEPLEPEYQYLDRQIVFTFFHLAGVSPALTLELLKKGTTAIAYETLEDEQGRLPILAPMSAVAGNMATLMGSYYLAKFNQGKGIQLGKVLGRRHGKVVIVGDGVVGQHAAQVACGMGADVFVAGIDLATMQKLKETVLPEVNFFLSNKENIEKQIIDADLVVGAVLCRGAKAPKIISEDMTKSMAEGTVVVDVSIDQGGCIETSRPTTHSDPVFTKHGVIHYCVTNMPGAYPRTSTIALVDATLPYIAKIADAELSSLKFDSELAKAINVSDGKIRCKAVAEGLGMMDQYQPLN; from the coding sequence ATGAAAATTGGCATACCTAAAGAAATTAAAGAAAAAGAAAGCAGAGTCGCGATTACGCCTGAAGCTGCAAAGTATCTGATTCAAAAAGGCCATTCTGTTCTGGTTGAGGTCGATGCCGGATTAGGATCCGGTTTCAGCAATGCGCAATATGAGCAGGCAGGCGTACAGCTTGTTTCTACCGCTACTGCCTGGGCTGCCGATATGGTTGTAAAAGTCAAGGAGCCTCTGGAGCCAGAATATCAGTATCTAGATAGACAAATTGTCTTTACCTTTTTTCATCTGGCCGGAGTATCGCCTGCATTGACTTTAGAGCTATTAAAAAAAGGTACAACTGCAATTGCCTATGAGACGCTGGAAGATGAACAAGGGCGATTGCCAATCCTTGCGCCGATGAGCGCTGTGGCCGGTAATATGGCGACATTAATGGGCAGTTATTATCTTGCCAAATTCAATCAGGGAAAGGGAATACAGTTAGGCAAGGTATTAGGCAGACGGCATGGCAAGGTTGTCATCGTTGGTGATGGTGTAGTTGGTCAACATGCCGCGCAAGTTGCCTGTGGGATGGGGGCTGATGTATTTGTTGCAGGTATAGACTTGGCGACGATGCAGAAACTGAAAGAAACCGTATTGCCGGAAGTGAATTTTTTTCTGTCCAATAAAGAAAACATTGAAAAGCAAATTATAGATGCTGATTTAGTGGTGGGGGCTGTGCTTTGCCGCGGAGCCAAGGCGCCCAAAATAATCAGCGAAGATATGACCAAGTCAATGGCCGAAGGTACGGTTGTTGTCGATGTCAGCATTGATCAGGGCGGATGTATAGAGACATCAAGGCCTACAACGCATTCGGATCCGGTCTTTACAAAGCATGGCGTGATACATTACTGCGTAACCAATATGCCTGGCGCTTATCCAAGAACATCAACTATCGCGTTAGTTGATGCTACACTACCGTATATTGCAAAGATAGCAGATGCTGAATTGTCATCTTTAAAGTTTGACAGTGAACTCGCCAAGGCAATTAATGTATCTGATGGTAAAATCAGATGCAAAGCAGTAGCAGAAGGGCTGGGAATGATGGACCAGTATCAGCCATTAAATTAG
- the aroB gene encoding 3-dehydroquinate synthase: MKKLLVQLGDRSYPIYIGSDLLSRPELFTRHIKSRQVLVVTNETIAPLYLAAILKNLQGYIVETAVLPDGEQYKTLDFVAKIFDKLLAGKFSRNATLIALGGGVIGDMGGFAAACYQRGIPFLQIPTTLLAQVDSSVGGKTGVNHALGKNMIGAFYQPQCVIADADVLDTLDDRQLSAGLAEVIKYGLIRDAEFFVWLENNIDALLARDKQALAFAIERSCINKAEIVAEDETESGIRATLNLGHTFGHAIETGVGYGQYLHGEAVAIGTCQAADLSRRKGWLNDEDVARIIALFKRAKLPVNPPEEIDSQRFLELMAVDKKNVDGQIRLILLKKIGEATLPTDVNQELLEVTLKTYGR; encoded by the coding sequence TCCAGGCAGGTTCTGGTTGTTACTAACGAAACCATAGCGCCATTATATCTGGCTGCGATTTTAAAGAATTTGCAAGGCTATATTGTTGAAACGGCGGTTCTGCCGGATGGCGAGCAGTATAAAACTTTAGACTTTGTCGCCAAGATTTTTGATAAATTACTGGCCGGCAAATTTAGCCGAAATGCGACCTTGATCGCTCTGGGCGGCGGCGTCATCGGCGATATGGGCGGCTTTGCTGCAGCCTGTTACCAGAGAGGCATTCCTTTTCTCCAAATACCTACCACTTTGCTGGCGCAGGTTGATTCTTCCGTGGGCGGAAAAACCGGCGTCAATCATGCGCTGGGAAAAAACATGATCGGTGCTTTTTATCAGCCTCAGTGCGTCATTGCCGATGCCGATGTGCTGGATACACTGGATGACCGCCAATTGTCAGCGGGTTTGGCGGAAGTGATAAAATATGGCTTGATCAGGGATGCGGAATTTTTCGTATGGCTGGAAAATAATATTGATGCCTTGCTGGCAAGGGATAAGCAGGCGCTAGCCTTTGCCATTGAGCGGTCCTGCATCAATAAAGCTGAAATAGTCGCTGAAGATGAAACAGAGTCAGGCATCAGGGCGACATTAAATTTGGGCCATACTTTCGGCCATGCAATCGAGACAGGCGTAGGCTATGGCCAATACTTGCATGGCGAAGCCGTAGCCATCGGTACCTGCCAGGCGGCCGATCTTTCCAGAAGAAAAGGCTGGCTGAATGACGAGGATGTGGCAAGAATAATTGCGCTTTTCAAAAGAGCCAAATTACCCGTCAATCCGCCGGAAGAAATTGATTCACAAAGATTTCTTGAATTAATGGCGGTTGACAAGAAAAATGTAGACGGTCAGATAAGGTTGATTCTGCTGAAGAAAATTGGTGAAGCAACCTTGCCCACAGACGTAAATCAAGAACTATTAGAAGTAACGCTTAAAACCTATGGTAGATAA
- the glk gene encoding glucokinase, which translates to MILAGDIGGTKTILALYEVEDGDWHCVKKEQFPSSAYQTFSKILDLFLGDAEPIQVSAACIGVAGPIVDGNCTTTNLPWVLNKTEIGTQLHTQNVKLLNDLESTAWGVLELPEHNFVGLNPHAEPREGHLAIVAAGTGLGESIITWDGAKHYVMATEGGHTDFAPGTEQEIALLHYLREKYPEHVSYERLLSGEGLINIYQFLKKNDWAPAQPEIEQQMTERDPAAVIGEAGVAGSDALCVEALNIFCRIYGAEAGNLTLKCLPYAGVYLAGGIASKILPFLQKGAFMQGFLAKGRYRPVLEKIPVKVCTNPEAALLGAASYAIKRLNENNG; encoded by the coding sequence ATGATCCTCGCTGGCGATATAGGTGGCACCAAAACAATCCTGGCATTATATGAAGTTGAAGACGGCGACTGGCACTGCGTCAAAAAAGAACAGTTCCCCAGTTCCGCCTATCAAACCTTCAGCAAAATACTGGATTTATTTTTAGGCGATGCTGAGCCTATTCAAGTATCGGCAGCCTGTATCGGCGTAGCCGGCCCCATAGTGGACGGTAATTGCACAACAACCAACCTTCCGTGGGTATTAAATAAAACTGAAATCGGCACTCAGTTGCACACCCAGAATGTCAAATTACTGAATGACTTGGAGTCCACCGCATGGGGCGTGCTGGAATTGCCCGAACACAATTTCGTCGGGCTTAATCCGCATGCAGAGCCGAGAGAAGGCCATCTAGCCATTGTGGCGGCGGGCACGGGCTTGGGTGAATCAATAATTACATGGGATGGTGCAAAGCATTATGTTATGGCGACAGAAGGCGGTCATACGGATTTTGCACCTGGCACGGAGCAGGAAATAGCGTTGCTCCATTACCTAAGGGAAAAATATCCCGAGCACGTCAGTTACGAAAGGTTGCTGTCCGGCGAAGGACTGATAAATATTTATCAATTTCTTAAAAAAAATGATTGGGCGCCGGCGCAACCCGAAATCGAGCAGCAAATGACTGAACGTGATCCGGCTGCAGTTATCGGCGAAGCCGGAGTTGCTGGAAGCGATGCGTTATGCGTGGAAGCATTAAACATTTTTTGCAGAATATACGGTGCAGAGGCGGGTAATCTCACGCTTAAGTGCCTGCCCTATGCCGGCGTTTATCTGGCCGGCGGAATCGCATCGAAAATTTTACCTTTTCTACAAAAGGGAGCATTTATGCAGGGTTTTCTGGCTAAAGGGCGATATCGCCCAGTGCTGGAAAAAATACCTGTCAAAGTTTGCACCAACCCTGAAGCGGCTCTTTTAGGCGCGGCAAGCTATGCCATAAAACGGCTGAATGAAAATAATGGATAA
- the hemE gene encoding uroporphyrinogen decarboxylase encodes MTELKNDTLIRALLKQPVDRTPVWMMRQAGRYLPEYRKVREQAGSFLNLCTNPELACEVTLQPLRRFDFDAAILFSDILTVPDAMGLGLYFTEGEGPKFKNPVRTVEDINKLPIPDPEVELRYVVDAVRLIRKSLQGSAPLIGFSGSPWTLATYMVEGGSSKSFHKVKGLMYEQPKLMHVMLDKLAQSVAAYLNAQIEAGAQAVMLFDTWGGMLTSEDYAEFSLYYSKQVRSLLNTTINGQPIPTILFTKGGGLWLEAMAEAGYDALGLDWQTDIQQARARVGDRVALQGNMDPVSLYASPEIITEKVKAVLQKYGSGSGHVFNLGHGILPDINPDHVKAMVDAVRKYSPAYHQS; translated from the coding sequence ATGACAGAATTAAAAAACGACACCTTGATCAGAGCTCTTTTAAAGCAACCTGTTGATCGAACGCCGGTCTGGATGATGCGCCAAGCGGGACGATATCTGCCTGAATACAGAAAAGTCAGGGAGCAGGCCGGCAGTTTTTTAAATCTATGCACCAATCCTGAGCTGGCTTGTGAAGTCACTCTGCAACCATTGCGGCGGTTTGATTTTGATGCGGCCATTTTGTTTTCCGATATATTGACTGTTCCTGATGCAATGGGGCTGGGGCTTTATTTCACGGAAGGCGAAGGTCCTAAATTTAAAAATCCAGTAAGAACTGTCGAAGATATCAACAAATTACCGATTCCAGATCCGGAAGTGGAGTTGCGCTATGTGGTGGATGCCGTTCGACTGATAAGAAAATCGCTGCAGGGCAGCGCGCCGCTCATCGGATTTTCGGGCAGCCCCTGGACACTAGCCACCTACATGGTTGAAGGCGGCAGCAGCAAAAGCTTTCATAAGGTCAAAGGCCTGATGTATGAGCAGCCCAAGTTGATGCATGTCATGCTCGATAAATTGGCTCAATCTGTAGCAGCCTACTTAAATGCCCAGATCGAAGCGGGCGCCCAGGCTGTCATGCTGTTTGACACATGGGGAGGAATGCTGACTTCCGAAGACTATGCCGAATTCTCCTTATATTATTCCAAGCAGGTCAGATCATTGCTGAACACCACTATAAACGGGCAGCCGATTCCGACAATCTTATTTACCAAAGGCGGAGGCCTCTGGCTGGAAGCCATGGCTGAGGCCGGCTACGATGCGCTGGGTTTAGATTGGCAGACAGATATACAGCAGGCTCGCGCCAGAGTTGGTGATCGAGTGGCTCTGCAAGGCAATATGGATCCGGTTTCACTTTATGCGAGTCCTGAGATTATCACCGAAAAAGTAAAAGCCGTTTTGCAAAAGTATGGTTCTGGCTCAGGACATGTGTTCAATTTGGGGCACGGAATTCTGCCCGATATTAACCCGGATCATGTTAAAGCAATGGTGGATGCTGTACGCAAGTACAGTCCTGCATATCATCAATCATAA